The Nitrospinota bacterium genome includes the window AGGCGAAATGGTTAAGAGAACCCTTGAGCATACCAAATGGCACAAGGGTAAAGCGTGCGAGATACTGGGAATAAGCCGTCCTCGACTTGACAGAAAAATCAAAAAATACGGCATTAAACCTAGCCAGCCGTACGCAGATGAAGAATAGCAGGCTGGCGGATCCCTTGCATCCCTGCGCAGATTAGACAAACCGGATGAGCTCCCTGAAAGAACTATCGCTCCTTGTACAGCAGGGGGAAAACGTCGAGGCAGTTGAATGCGCCACTGATCTTCTTGAAAAATCCGTCACTGTCGAAGAGATTATCGAAGCGGTATCGGAAGGGCTTACAATTCTTCGAAACAAATGTACCGTCGAAAACTTTCAGTTGCTGGACGTCCTCCTGGCCAGCAGGGCGATGGTTGAAGTCGTCGATGAGTGCATAGCGAGAAAACTTCAAAATGAAATGGATCGCCTTGCAGATGAATTTGAAGAGAAGGGAAAGCAGAAAAAGAACCGGACTCTTGTGATAGGGACAATACAGGGGGATGTGCATGATCTTGGGAAGCATATAATAGCAAC containing:
- a CDS encoding cobalamin-dependent protein (Presence of a B(12) (cobalamin)-binding domain implies dependence on cobalamin itself, in one of its several forms, or in some unusual lineages, dependence on a cobalamin-like analog.); translation: MSSLKELSLLVQQGENVEAVECATDLLEKSVTVEEIIEAVSEGLTILRNKCTVENFQLLDVLLASRAMVEVVDECIARKLQNEMDRLADEFEEKGKQKKNRTLVIGTIQGDVHDLGKHIIATLCRFNNFNVIDLGKDVPVDNFVKAAIAENAEFIGVSSLMTVCLPRISQIKKSLLEKGASHIKVIGGGSAVQQSRAESLNLDFLAFDAFEGLDFMNLSMPEKDWNH